A window of Hymenobacter aerilatus contains these coding sequences:
- the paaE gene encoding 1,2-phenylacetyl-CoA epoxidase subunit PaaE gives MPRFHTLRIKHITRETPDCVALTLDVPAELRAAFQFRPGQYLTFRREVGGEEVRRSYSLCSSPLDNEWRVAVKKVPGGRFSQLAVDELRAGDMVEVMPPAGHFGPADLLPTQVRHYVAFAAGSGITPILSIIKTVLHTEPHSRVTLVYGNRGRNSIIFKEAIEALKNTFLQRLRVYHVLSREQGDTDLFFGRLDQAKVRQFLDKLVPAAQIDECFICGPEQMIQDVRAALSEAGVAPEKIHFELFGTSVPRPTTAAPTPPPGHDDQQSQVTVQLDGHMHVLPMSYYGNTILDELLATGVDAPYSCKNGMCSTCRARVTAGQVEMDVNYSLSEKEVAKGYVLTCQARPVSAAVGVDFDQ, from the coding sequence ATGCCCCGCTTTCATACCCTCAGAATCAAGCACATCACCCGCGAAACGCCCGACTGCGTGGCCCTCACGCTGGACGTGCCCGCAGAGCTACGGGCGGCGTTTCAGTTTCGGCCGGGGCAGTACCTCACGTTTCGGCGAGAGGTAGGCGGCGAGGAGGTGCGGCGCTCTTATTCGCTGTGCAGCAGCCCGCTAGACAACGAGTGGCGCGTGGCGGTGAAGAAAGTACCCGGCGGACGGTTTTCGCAGCTGGCCGTGGACGAACTACGCGCCGGCGATATGGTGGAGGTGATGCCCCCGGCGGGCCACTTCGGGCCAGCTGACCTGCTCCCTACCCAGGTCCGACACTACGTGGCCTTTGCGGCGGGCAGCGGCATCACGCCCATTCTGAGCATCATCAAAACGGTGCTGCACACGGAGCCCCACAGTCGCGTGACGCTGGTGTACGGCAACCGGGGCCGCAACAGCATTATTTTCAAAGAAGCCATTGAGGCTCTGAAGAATACGTTCTTACAGCGCCTACGTGTCTACCACGTCCTCAGCCGCGAGCAGGGCGACACAGACCTATTCTTCGGCCGCCTCGACCAGGCGAAAGTCCGGCAGTTTCTGGATAAGCTGGTGCCGGCCGCGCAGATCGACGAGTGCTTTATCTGCGGCCCCGAGCAAATGATTCAGGATGTGCGTGCGGCCTTATCAGAAGCCGGCGTAGCGCCTGAGAAGATCCATTTCGAGCTGTTCGGTACCAGCGTGCCTCGGCCCACTACCGCCGCCCCTACCCCACCTCCCGGTCACGACGACCAGCAGAGCCAAGTGACCGTGCAGCTCGACGGCCATATGCACGTACTGCCGATGTCGTACTACGGCAATACCATCTTGGACGAGCTACTGGCTACCGGCGTAGATGCGCCCTACTCCTGCAAAAACGGCATGTGCAGCACTTGCCGCGCCCGCGTGACGGCCGGCCAGGTGGAAATGGACGTAAACTATTCACTGTCCGAGAAGGAGGTGGCAAAAGGCTACGTCCTGACCTGCCAGGCCCGACCAGTTTCAGCGGCGGTAGGAGTGGATTTTGACCAGTAA
- a CDS encoding TetR/AcrR family transcriptional regulator produces MSKRTNSAKRQLILDEAAKLFKLKGFGGTSMRDLAAQVGMEAASMYNHIKSKDEILELICFHISDTYIRQLTEVEHMQAPYVEKIRALIGRHIQLMIEDGAAVSVGNNDWKYLTGDRLEDFKAARKRYEKGFAALIEQGIAAGELHPVNVSVALFTILSAVRWVELWYRPGRNVTPEELEENIMTVLLNGLAK; encoded by the coding sequence ATGAGCAAACGAACAAACTCTGCTAAGCGCCAGCTTATCCTGGATGAAGCAGCCAAGCTATTCAAGCTGAAGGGTTTTGGCGGCACATCCATGCGCGACCTGGCGGCTCAGGTAGGCATGGAAGCCGCAAGTATGTACAACCACATCAAATCCAAGGACGAGATTCTGGAGCTGATTTGTTTTCACATTTCGGATACCTATATCAGGCAGCTGACGGAGGTAGAGCACATGCAAGCGCCGTACGTAGAGAAAATTCGGGCGCTGATTGGCCGCCACATCCAGCTAATGATTGAGGACGGCGCGGCCGTATCGGTGGGCAACAACGATTGGAAATACCTTACCGGCGACAGGCTGGAAGATTTCAAAGCCGCCCGCAAACGCTACGAAAAGGGCTTCGCTGCCCTCATCGAGCAAGGTATAGCGGCCGGCGAGCTGCACCCCGTCAATGTGTCGGTGGCGTTGTTCACCATCCTGTCGGCGGTGCGCTGGGTGGAGCTGTGGTACCGCCCCGGCCGCAACGTGACACCCGAAGAGCTAGAAGAAAACATCATGACGGTTCTGCTGAATGGTTTGGCGAAATAA
- the fbaA gene encoding class II fructose-bisphosphate aldolase, translating to MADQTLTKLRAGVLHGDEVQSLFQYAKDNAFALPAVNVTGSNTVNGVLEAAHEVNSPVIVQFSNGGAQFFAGKYVSNSDQRASIAGAISGAQHVHQMAALYDVPVILHTDHAAKKLLPWIDGLLAAGEKHFQTHGQPLYSSHMLDLSEEPIEENIEICKRYLERMDKLGMTLEIELGVTGGEEDGVDNSDVDSSKLYTQPSEVAYAYEELSKVSSRFTIAAAFGNVHGVYKPGNVKLQPIILKNSQEYVQEHFKTGPQPINFVFHGGSGSSREEIREAISYGAVKMNLDTDLQWAFWQGIRDYYVKNEGYLQGQIGNPSGADSPNKKYYDPRVWLRSAETTFVERLKHAFEDLNAINRRP from the coding sequence ATGGCCGACCAAACCCTAACCAAGCTGCGCGCTGGTGTGCTCCACGGCGACGAAGTACAGTCGTTGTTCCAATACGCCAAGGATAACGCCTTCGCCCTACCCGCCGTGAACGTGACGGGTAGCAACACCGTGAATGGCGTGCTGGAAGCCGCTCACGAAGTGAATTCGCCTGTGATTGTGCAGTTCTCAAACGGCGGCGCGCAGTTTTTTGCGGGGAAATACGTGTCCAACTCCGATCAGCGCGCCAGCATTGCCGGCGCTATTTCGGGCGCTCAGCACGTACACCAGATGGCTGCTCTCTACGATGTGCCCGTGATTCTGCACACCGACCACGCCGCCAAAAAGCTCCTCCCCTGGATTGACGGCCTGCTGGCTGCCGGCGAAAAGCACTTTCAAACGCACGGCCAGCCGCTCTACAGCTCGCACATGCTGGACCTGTCGGAAGAGCCAATTGAGGAGAATATCGAAATCTGCAAGCGCTACCTCGAGCGCATGGACAAGCTGGGCATGACCCTGGAAATTGAACTAGGCGTAACTGGCGGCGAGGAAGATGGCGTCGACAACTCCGACGTAGATTCTTCTAAGCTCTACACGCAGCCTTCGGAAGTGGCCTACGCCTACGAGGAGCTGAGCAAAGTGAGCTCGCGCTTTACTATTGCAGCTGCGTTCGGCAACGTGCACGGTGTGTACAAGCCCGGCAACGTGAAGCTGCAGCCCATCATCCTGAAAAACTCGCAGGAATACGTGCAGGAGCATTTTAAGACTGGTCCGCAGCCCATCAACTTCGTGTTCCACGGCGGTTCGGGCTCCTCGCGTGAGGAAATCCGCGAAGCCATCAGCTACGGCGCTGTGAAGATGAACCTCGACACCGACCTGCAGTGGGCGTTCTGGCAGGGTATCCGCGACTACTACGTGAAAAACGAAGGCTACCTGCAAGGCCAGATTGGTAACCCCAGTGGCGCCGACTCGCCTAACAAGAAGTACTACGACCCCCGCGTGTGGCTGCGCTCGGCCGAAACTACCTTTGTAGAGCGTCTCAAGCACGCTTTCGAGGATTTGAACGCCATCAACCGCCGCCCCTAG
- a CDS encoding phosphatase PAP2 family protein, which translates to MRAFVSRSLVGLALWLSVFTPSLAQVVPAPTTPITPADTVTHPYENPNGIPAPPAVRPPWYKGKLVRASIVPAILITYGATTINGNGLYSSYQANRDIRKLFPTFRTKADDILIFAPYLELGAVLLAGVESRDDNLNIGLVILKSEAIMLSSVFALKNLTKIRRPDNSDMLSFPSGHTAQAFLAASIVHNEFRHKSQWYGIGAYTIATSVAALRMINSKHWQSDVFAGAGIGILSAHVGYLTHRNRWGRKPILPKGMSFSPTWQYNAPGLGMVWQL; encoded by the coding sequence ATGCGTGCATTTGTATCTCGCAGCCTGGTTGGGCTGGCCTTGTGGCTTTCGGTTTTCACGCCTTCGCTGGCTCAAGTAGTACCGGCCCCGACTACACCCATCACGCCGGCCGACACCGTTACGCACCCCTACGAAAATCCCAACGGTATTCCGGCCCCGCCGGCCGTGCGGCCACCGTGGTACAAGGGTAAGCTGGTGCGCGCCTCCATCGTGCCAGCCATCCTGATTACCTACGGCGCTACTACCATCAACGGCAACGGATTGTACAGCAGCTACCAGGCCAACCGCGACATTCGTAAGCTGTTCCCTACCTTCCGCACCAAGGCCGATGATATTCTGATTTTTGCGCCCTACTTGGAGCTGGGCGCCGTGCTACTGGCCGGCGTCGAGTCGCGCGACGACAACCTGAACATCGGCCTGGTGATTCTCAAGAGCGAGGCTATTATGCTCAGCAGCGTGTTTGCGCTAAAAAACCTTACTAAAATCCGCCGGCCCGATAATTCCGATATGCTGTCGTTTCCCTCAGGGCACACGGCGCAGGCATTTTTGGCAGCCAGCATCGTGCACAACGAGTTTCGGCACAAAAGCCAGTGGTATGGCATTGGCGCCTACACTATTGCTACCAGCGTGGCCGCGCTGCGCATGATCAACAGCAAGCACTGGCAGAGCGACGTATTTGCCGGCGCGGGCATCGGCATCTTGTCGGCGCACGTGGGCTACCTCACGCACCGCAACCGCTGGGGCCGCAAGCCCATTCTACCCAAAGGCATGAGCTTTTCGCCTACCTGGCAGTACAACGCACCCGGTTTGGGCATGGTGTGGCAGCTGTGA